CTAGGACAGGATCAAGCCAAGGCTGTTCTATCTCAACATTGGTCGACTTTCATTACTCAGGATGACTTCCAGCAGATCGCCCAAGCGGGTATGAATCATGTCCGCATCCCCATTGGATACTGGGCGGTGAGTTCTCTTCCTGATGAGCCGTACGTGGACGGCCAGCTGGAATATCTCGACAATGCAATCTCCTGGGCCAGGGAGGCTGGCCTGAAGGTTGTGATTGATCTTCATGGTGGTAAGTGGCGAAGAAATGTTGTTGCAAGTCGCATGCGAAGCTCATATGTCCCCCGAAACAGCCCCAGGATCCCAGAATGGCTTTGACAACAGCGGACGCAAGGGACCTATTGCCTGGCAGCAGGGCGATACCGTCTCACAAACCGTAGACGCCTTCCGAGCTCTGGCTGAGCGTTATTTGCCACAAAGTGACGTAGTCACGGCTATTGAAGCTCTTAACGAACCCAACATCCCAGGCGGAGTCAGTGAGGCTGGGTTGAGAGATTACTACAACCAGATTGCGGATGTTGTGCGCCAAATTGATCCAGGCACTTCTGTTTTCCTGAGCGATGGCTTTTTGTCGACGGAATCTTGGAACGGATTCAAGACGGGTGAGGATGTGGTCATGGATACACACCACTATGAGATGTTTGATAACTACCTGATCAGCCTGGATATCGACGGCCACGTGAAGTCTGCATGCGACTTCGGCAAGCAGATTGAAGGGTCGGATAAACCAGTTGTCGTTGGAGAATGGTCAGGTGCTGTCACAGACTGCACGAAGCACCTGAATGGCAAGGGTGTCTCCACGCGATATCAAGGAGAGTACGCCAACAACGTGAAGTACGGTGATTGCGCAAACACAACTCAGGGCTCGGTGGCAGATCTTTCCGACCAGGAGAGGACTGATACTCGACGATTCATCGAGGCCCAGCTCGATGCCTATGAAGGAAAAAATGGCTGGCTATTCTGGACTTGGAAGACCGAAGGGGCGCCCGGATGGGATATGCAGGACTTGCTTGCTAACGGTGTCTTCCCCAGCCCTCTGACGGACAGGCAGTTTCCGAACCAATGTGCCTAAGCCCTGGAACGTTCTTATGCTTTGAATAGTCACCCCTATCGTTAGTCTATCTTAATAATGCAGTTGTCAAGATTTCCAACCCGAAAATCTTTTGTCGGCGAAGTGGCGATATCTGATTTATAATGTACTGCAGGCAGTAGAGTGAGTAGACTGGATGCTTCAGAGTATGTTTCTATTTTGATATAATGGATCCGTTAGGAGCCTTAAGGAGGTCATTGTACATCCAAAATTGATCTCAGCTGCTGTATCACTTCATATTTTTCTCAACATTATTATTCTCTGTGCCTATCAAGTTTACATCACATTTGGCTGATCTGTAAGCTCCCGAGGCACATGGAATGAGAGCCACAGGCATTCAATGATCGCTGCACTGCCCAAAGACTCTCATCACTGACACAGTATGAGTACAGCAGAATACTAAAGTTCTAGAGAAACCATGTCCAGTTGGCAGAATTTCGGGAACCATAGCTGTCGACTTTTTGACAGAACTTTATTCCTCTCTGACTTCCCGGAGCATAAACAATATCAATCGACAGGTCGATCCTCACTTTTGCCAAGCGACAGAACTCATTCAAGTCAAATGACATTCTCCCTCACAATTGGCCGCCATATGCCCATCATGAGCGAGGTGAAACATTGCCCGATAGTACTTTGATCCAGGTAAGACTCGGCCCATCCACATCATGCCATACTCGCTCCGAGGTTATTGCTAAGTATAGTCTAGCCACCCACTACGGAGCGCCGT
The DNA window shown above is from Aspergillus fumigatus Af293 chromosome 1, whole genome shotgun sequence and carries:
- the exg1 gene encoding glucan 1,3-beta-glucosidase, which translates into the protein MIFKFSQKALVALYLVVGLAEAVPSKSRVVSRASTFDYNGIVRGVNIGGWLVLEPWITPSIFDNAGDAAVDEWTLTATLGQDQAKAVLSQHWSTFITQDDFQQIAQAGMNHVRIPIGYWAVSSLPDEPYVDGQLEYLDNAISWAREAGLKVVIDLHGAPGSQNGFDNSGRKGPIAWQQGDTVSQTVDAFRALAERYLPQSDVVTAIEALNEPNIPGGVSEAGLRDYYNQIADVVRQIDPGTSVFLSDGFLSTESWNGFKTGEDVVMDTHHYEMFDNYLISLDIDGHVKSACDFGKQIEGSDKPVVVGEWSGAVTDCTKHLNGKGVSTRYQGEYANNVKYGDCANTTQGSVADLSDQERTDTRRFIEAQLDAYEGKNGWLFWTWKTEGAPGWDMQDLLANGVFPSPLTDRQFPNQCA